The Micropterus dolomieu isolate WLL.071019.BEF.003 ecotype Adirondacks linkage group LG20, ASM2129224v1, whole genome shotgun sequence genome has a segment encoding these proteins:
- the LOC123958916 gene encoding zinc finger protein 319, translating to MRSGRMTEAWQQQQQHAVAPPSVVHTLPQGSDNPLGCTVYGVVLQQDASLQQPQHGQQLTVQAQQPSLQVGGERGHKCGACGHDISHLANPHEHQCMVNQDRSFQCTQCMKIFSQATDLLEHQCVQVEQKPFVCGVCKMGFSLLTSLAQHHNSHGNGNNPMKCSICEKTYRPGSGNVTPTSSAANPQQPSTGETSSGGAAISASSPPSFEASAPDRPYKCSVCHKSFRHLSELTRHERVHTGEKPYKCDTCDKSFSQSSHLAHHQRTHSSERPYKCAVCEKSFKHRSHLVRHMYAHSGEHLFKCNLCEMHFKESSELLHHQCQPEGERPFRCGSCGKSFKRPSDLRQHERTHSEERPFQCEECQMSFKQQYALVRHRRTHKNPADRPFKCNLCDKGFLQPSHLLYHQQVHGMESLFKCASCQKSFSQSGELLRHKCGGEVEKPYKCDVCGKGYKKNSTLQRHQNSHCTEKPLKCSLCDKRFVSSSEFVQHRCDPTREKPLKCPDCEKRFRYSSELQRHRRVHTGEKPFKCASCDKSFKQREHLAKHQSVHSRETQFKCVWCGERFVDLTALQEHTVQHTAEGESFPEAPCIP from the coding sequence ATGCGAAGTGGAAGGATGACGGAGgcgtggcagcagcagcagcaacatgcagTGGCTCCACCCTCTGTTGTGCACACGCTCCCCCAGGGATCTGACAACCCTCTGGGCTGCACCGTGTACGGAGTCGTCCTACAGCAAGATGCCTCCCTGCAGCAGCCCCAGCACGGCCAGCAGCTCACAGTTCAAGCCCAGCAGCCCTCCTTGCAGGTAGGAGGTGAGAGAGGGCACAAGTGTGGAGCCTGTGGCCATGATATATCTCACCTGGCCAACCCTCATGAACACCAGTGCATGGTGAACCAAGACCGATCCTTCCAGTGTACTCAGTGTATGAAGATCTTCAGCCAGGCGACCGACCTGCTGGAGCATCAGTGTGTGCAGGTGGAGCAGAAGCCttttgtgtgtggtgtttgtaaGATGGGCTTCTCTTTGCTCACCTCCTTGGCCCAGCATCACAACTCGCATGGCAATGGAAACAACCCGATGAAGTGCTCCATCTGTGAGAAAACATACAGGCCGGGTTCTGGAAACGTCACCCCAACGTCATCAGCTGCCAACCCTCAGCAGCCCTCCACTGGTGAGACGTCCAGTGGCGGTGCAGCCATCAGTGCCTCGTCTCCTCCTTCATTTGAGGCCTCTGCACCAGACAGGCCATATAAGTGCTCAGTGTGCCATAAGTCCTTCCGGCATTTATCAGAGCTGACCCGCCACGAGAGAGTACACACTGGGGAAAAGCCATACAAATGTGACACGTGTGATAAAAGCTTCAGCCAGTCTTCACATCTGGCGCACCACCAGCGTACACACAGCTCCGAGCGGCCGTATAAATGTGCGGTGTGCGAGAAGAGCTTCAAGCACCGCTCGCACCTTGTGCGGCACATGTACGCTCATTCAGGCGAGCACCTTTTCAAGTGCAATTTGTGTGAGATGCACTTTAAGGAGTCGTCTGAGCTCCTGCACCATCAGTGCCAGCCGGAAGGGGAGAGACCTTTCCGCTGCGGTTCTTGTGGGAAGAGCTTCAAGCGCCCGTCTGACCTGCGGCAGCACGAACGCACCCACTCAGAGGAGCGACCTTTCCAATGCGAGGAGTGCCAGATGAGCTTCAAACAGCAGTACGCTCTCGTGCGCCACCGTCGCACCCACAAAAACCCGGCCGATCGCCCTTTCAAGTGTAACCTTTGTGATAAGGGGTTTCTCCAGCCATCCCACCTGCTTTACCACCAGCAGGTTCACGGTATGGAGAGTCTGTTTAAGTGTGCGTCCTGCCAGAAGTCGTTCAGCCAGTCAGGAGAACTGCTGCGGCACAAATGCGGTGGCGAAGTGGAGAAGCCGTACAAGTGCGACGTGTGCGGCAAAGGTTACAAAAAGAATTCAACGCTGCAGCGCCACCAGAACTCTCACTGCACAGAGAAGCcgctgaaatgctccctgtgtgACAAGCGCTTTGTGTCGTCCTCCGAGTTCGTTCAGCACCGCTGCGACCCGACCCGCGAGAAGCCGCTGAAATGTCCCGACTGCGAAAAGCGCTTCAGGTACTCGTCCGAGCTGCAGCGCCATCGGCGAGTTCACACCGGGGAGAAGCCTTTCAAGTGTGCAAGCTGCGACAAGAGCTTCAAGCAACGCGAGCACCTGGCCAAGCACCAGAGCGTGCACTCGCGGGAGACGCAGTTTAAGTGCGTGTGGTGCGGAGAGCGTTTTGTTGACCTCACGGCTCTGCAGGAGCACACGGTCCAGCACACTGCCGAGGGGGAGAGTTTCCCTGAAGCTCCCTGCATCCCATGA